From the genome of Virgibacillus proomii, one region includes:
- a CDS encoding YolD-like family protein encodes MRKVRVNDRGSIKWTAMMLPEHAELLTKMWEKLEQKNMPLLDEQKLVEMDAQLQLAICNNLTVEVKHYNGRDYLTSKGKLKYITKDMLYLDTDIKIKRQHVLDVWID; translated from the coding sequence GTGCGTAAAGTGCGAGTAAATGATCGTGGCTCTATCAAGTGGACAGCGATGATGCTTCCAGAGCATGCAGAGCTATTAACGAAAATGTGGGAAAAATTAGAGCAAAAAAATATGCCTTTGCTGGATGAACAAAAGTTGGTAGAGATGGATGCTCAACTACAATTAGCTATTTGCAATAATCTTACCGTTGAAGTTAAACATTATAATGGACGTGACTATTTAACAAGTAAAGGAAAACTGAAATATATTACGAAAGACATGCTATATTTGGATACAGATATTAAAATTAAACGCCAGCATGTTTTAGATGTATGGATCGATTAA